DNA from Archaeoglobus veneficus SNP6:
GAAGAAAAGAAAGAGGGAAGAATCGAGGGAAGTTATAGACGTTATAAAGTCCGGCAAGGATAGAGAGGAAAAGGAAGTCAAAACATCAGAAGGCGATTTAAATGCTGGAGTGGGACAGGGAGAAGTTCAGAAAGATGTTTCCTAACCTTTTCCATGAACTTGAAGGCAGCCACATGCCTACTGTTCTCGACCACCTCGAAGTCTGCAGAAGTGCGGAAGAGGCGTTGGAGGTAATAAACTACTTCGAGCGGATTGGGGAAATTACACCCGAGTATGCATCTTTTCTCCGCTCAAACGTAAAAAAGCTTGGCATAATTGGTACGAGGAGAAGAGGAGATTACGAGAGGAGGGGTCTCGTTGATTGAAATAGGCATTGCCGGAAAGCCAAACGCTGGCAAGTCAACTTTTTTCAAAGCTGCAACCCTTGCGGATGTTGAGATTGCCAACTACCCTTTCACGACCATTGAGCCAAACGTAGGTGTTGCACACGTTCGCGTTGAGTGCGTTTGCCAGGAACTTGGCGTTAAATGTGACAACTGTATAGATGGCTGGAGGCTCATCCCAGTCAAGCTCATAGATGTTGCTGGCCTCGTGCCGGAAGCACACAAGGGGCGTGGCCTTGGCAACGAGTTTCTCGATAACCTGAGGCAGAGCGAAGCGGTGATTCACGTCATCGACGCTTCTGGCTCAACGGACGAAGAGGGGAACGAGATAGGAGTTGGTGAACACGACCCGTGTAAGGATGTGGAGTTTCTCTATAACGAACTCGACATGTGGCTTTTCGGGATTTTGAAGAGGAACTGGGATAGAATTGCCAGGAGAATTCACCTCGAAAAAAGGGATCCTGCCAAGTATATCACTGAACAGCTTGCTGGCCTGGGCTTTAAGGAGTGGCAGGTGAGAGAAGCGTTAAAGGTAGTTGGAAGCGATGTAATGAAGTTCGGTGATGAAGAACTGAAGACTTTTGCAACGGAACTCAGGAAGAGGAGGATGGGGATGGTCATTGCTGCCAACAAGGCGGACAAAGCTCCAGAACAATTCATGAAAAAGCTTCTTTCCCTCGATGAAATTGTGATTCCCACTTCAGCGGCATTTGAACTCACGCTGCGGATGGCTGCCAAGAACGGATACATAAAATACCTTCCTGGGGACAGCGATTTTGAGATAATTAAGGCGCTCAACGAGAAGCAGAAGAAGGCGCTTGAGATTATAAGGGACTTTCTCAAAAAGTATGGAAGCACGGGTGTCCAGAAGGCCATAAACACCGTCGTCTTCGATCTGCTCGGTTACATTGTCGTTTATCCTGTTGAAGATGAAAATAAGTTTACGGATTCGAAAGGCAACGTGCTGCCTGATGCGATGCTCGTTAAGAAGGGAACGACAGCAAGACAGCTTGCATACATGATACATACCGACATAGGAGAGAGCTTTATATATGCCCTTGACGCAAAACGAAAGATGAGAATTGCTGAGGACTATGAACTCAAGCACAACGATGTGATAAAAATTGTTAGCGCCAAATGAAAGCGAACAGCGTAAAACACCCTGCAATAATTCAGTTAAGGGGAGAAGTCGGAGATAGAGTTGAGGAAGTTTTGAAGATAGTTGAAAAGACCTGCAGCGATTTTGAGGTGGAGAACGACGATGGCGTCAATATTTATGTCTCTGACGTCAACGAAGCAAGGAAGGTAATTTCGAAGATAAAGAGAGTTGCAAGAGTGAGTGTCAAGATGAGCACGAAATACGCCGGATTGAGGCGTGGGAGAGTAAGAACACTATTTGTTTACTGCGTAAGGTTTGGTTATGATAATTGAAGTTTCCGAATTTCAGCGGATAAGGAAGGAACTGAAAAGTCTTCGAGACCTGAGCCGGCCGGGCTATCCACGGGGGATGCTCTTTACAATTCTGTCCCAGAAAAGGGTTGATGCCGTAAAGAGGTACTATCCCCAGGCCGTAGATAAACTGGACGAGATAGCTTCTTACTGGAATGAAAATGGCAGTTTTCCGCCCTGGCTGAGGCTGACACCTGTAATGAGAGTAAGGGTTCTTCTCAAGGCCCTCGGCTACTCTAAAGCCGAGACGGGTAGGATACTCAAAGATCCGGGAAGAGCAGAATCCGACAGGATTGAGGAGGAAGTCTGGCGCGCCCTTTTTACAGACTTTATTTACTCTCCTCTGGCCGTGAAGCACCAGTTCGCGAGAGGGAAGCTTGGCGAGGAGATAATCCGGAGGTGGCTTGAGGAGCGCGGAATAGAATACAGGGATGAGAAAGATTTGAGAAAGGAGTTCGACAAAACGCCGGATTTCTACTTCGACGAGCTTGTAGATATAGCGGGTAAAGAGGTCAAGTGGATCGAGAGCAAAGCTCTGTTCGGTGATCCAAGAACCCACTGGCTTTACGACAAGAAGCAGTTCTCTCGCTATGAGGAGATGTTTGGAGAAGGCTACGTGGTTTACTGGTTCGGATGGGTTAAGGGTTTAAACAGGTCAATTCTGCCCTACGACTTTTTCTCTTCTCCGCTCAGAAATGCTTTGCTCGATATGAGAGTATACACTGCTGGCGGCTCGCCTAAAAGAATTGCTGAGCTTGCAGAAAAACTTGATGCCTTCGTTGTAGATATTGGGTGCGACGCAGAAGATGAAATTGAGAGATGTGTTTACATAGAGGAGCTTGAGCCAGAAAAACCAATGAGAAGCAAGGAATTTCTCGACGGCATGTGCAGGCTCATCGACTGCTATTCAAAAGGAAGAATTCTGATTGCAAGCAGGGAAAAAGATTGGAAAAAGAGTCACAGACGTCACGTTGCGTGGGTCCTCAGAAACCTTGGCTTCGACGTCATTCATGTCTGATCAGGAGCCCATGAGGGACTCTGCAACCTTCAGCAGCTCATCCTTTTCGAGGGTTGTTGTGATTGTTACATCTATGTCTCCCTGCCTCCAAGATACTATTCTCACGTAGCCTGCATCGAGGTAGCTAACTGTTGTGTTGCCAATCACGACCTCTTCAGCCCCCTCTATTTCTGCAGCCTCGCCCACCCTCTCTTTGACTTCGATTATTGCTGTACTGTTTGTGTACGTCAGGACAACTACGTTGAGTGGTTTGATTACGGAGATACTCAGGTTGAAGTCATCTGATGGGAGATATCCGGGAAGAATTACCTTAAAACCAGCGGATTCCTCCGCTTCCTCTACTGTGTCAAACTCAACAACCTTCTGCTGGAGATCCTCGACACTCGAAACTGTTGCGTTCTCCGGCGGGATAAACTCGAAGAATTCATCGTCTATGCCTCTGTTGAACGTGAAATTCGAGTAGTTAACTCTGAGAACTTCTCTATCATCAACAATCCAGCGAATTGAGACAGGATAGTAGTCTCTGGTAACAGAAATCTCTATGGTTACGTTGTTTCCATGTAACGCTTTGATCAGGTAACCGTCATCTATCTTCAATACGCTGGTTGTGCTGTTCTGGACTATATCTCTGAAAAGCTCACCGTAATCAAAGTTTATCTGAACCTCATCTGGCTTTGCATAGATTGCTCTGTTTTCTGCTGGATCGTAAAACCAGACTATGCTGCCGTTGTTCACGACAACTGAGCCAGCAATTTCTTCCGGCTTAGTATAGTATACTTTTTGTTTCTCCCCTTTTACCCAGAAGTCCGCGCTGTAGGAGTAGCCGGTCATGAGGTTTGTCACTTCAACGCTACCGCTATAATCCGAAAGGCTACTGTACTTTTCCTCGACTTTCTTCACTACATCTTCTTCTCCTCCGCAGCCGAGAAGAAAGGCGGAGAAAAGAAGAATGATGAACACCTTAACTGCTTTCAAACTACCACCTGAAGCCAGTGGTTGGGCAATTACTTAAGGATTCCGGTTAAATCTGATAGATTGCGGTTGCCACGCTGTGGGGCGGGTACGAACTCTACGCCTGGATGCCTTTGCATCATGGGCTGCGGGTAGAGCTCCATGAGCTCGTAAACTTCCTCTGGGACATTCGTTGACACGTTCAGGCCCAGTTGCTTTGCAACTTCGACGGTTATGGGGTAATCGTGTGTCCAGCGCCCCTCCGTCAAAACTGTCGCAACTTCTTTTGCCTTTTCCTCACCAAGCCTGTCCTTCAGAAGCTCAAAAACGAAATCTCTTACCTGTTTGATTGCCTTCTCGGCTATGTCTGCCATTATGAGTGTCTGATCGTCGATGTCCTTAGGATCCTTCTTTGAAATCGCCTTCAGAATTGAAGGGGCAGGGTAATTCATTAGCTGCGGGTCGACAGGGCCAAGGACAGCGTTTGGATCCATTATTATTTCATCTGCTGCAAGAGCTATCAGTGTTCCACCGCTCATGGCATAGTGTGGCACGATAACTGTCGTCTTTGCCGGGTGCGCTTTTATGGCCTTTGCAATTTGTGTTGCGGCGAGCACGAGCCCACCAGGGGTGTGTATAATCAGGTCTATAGGCTGATCCTTCGGCGTTCGCCTGATTGCCCTTAGAATCTGCTCTGAATCCTCAACGTTGATGAATCGGTAAAATGGTATGCCGAACAGCCCTATGCTTTCCTGCCTGTGTATCATTGTGATGACGTTCGAACCCCTCTTTTTACCCATTCTTCTCATAGCAGATTTTCTTGCAGTCTCGAGTTGCTTATACTTGAGCTGTGGCCCTAAAATCAGATATACTATGAACAGCCACCATATCAACCCTCCAACAAAACCAAATGGGTCGTTCATTGGTTTTTATTTAATTTAGAGGATGTATATAATCTTTGTCCATAATGTCTGTACAGGGTTTCAACAAAACCAGGCAAATCGCTTCTGGGTTTTATTTAATTAATCTTGTTTTAGTTTTTTTCATTATTATATATTTAATAGTATGTTTCTTGTTCATAACATTTGCACGCTGCTGCAAAATTACAAAAATTTAAAAATCCATTTCCAGAATTTAGCGACTAAATACACGAATCGTCGAACTGCTTTTGAAAATTGGAGCCAACTTTTATGGTTAATCATTCAAAAAATTATTTCGAAATGCTTATATAGGACACAACATCGAAAATAGCACACCAAACATTATTAGGAGGGAGTGTATGAGTTATATTGGCCATGGTGGCAAAGAAATCGTTGAGCGAGTTTTGGACAAAGAAAAAGCTAAAGAGGCTATTCAAGGCTTGACACAGATTCCAGTAAGAAGGCAAATCGCACACGAGTGCATAAGCCTCTCCTACGGTTTCTTCACGCCTCTGCAGGGCTTTATGGGCTATGCGGATGTAGATGCCGTTTGTAAGGACATGACTCTTGCAGACGGCACGGTCTGGAGCATTCCGATAGTCTTTGACATGAGCGACGAAGACATAAAGAAGTACGACATAAAGGAGGGTGACACTGTTCTGTTCACGTACATGGATGCTCCACTTGCCATGTTTGAGATCGAGGAAATATATGAGTACGACAAGAAATTCATGGCTGAGAAGGTCTACGGAACCACTGAGGAGAAACATCCTGGTGTGAAGAGGACATACGAGTATGCGGACAAGTTCCTTGCAGGTAAGGTCACACTTGTAAACGAGCCCAAGTTCAACGAACCCTATGCAAGCTTCTGGAAGACTCCAAAGCAGCACATCGATGCGTTCAGGGAGAAGGGCTGGGAGCATGTTGTTGCTCACCAGACGAGGAACGTTCCGCACACGGGCCATGAGTGGCTGATGAAGTACGCTTGGTTTGCTGCAAACGAAGATCTGACAGTCGATACACTCAAGACAGGTGTACTTGTCAACTGTATCATCGGTGAGAAGAGGAAGGGCGATTACATCGATGAGGCTATTCTGCTCGCACAGAACATGCTTCGCGTAGCGGGCTACTTCAGAGATGACGTGCACATGGTCACCTTCACGCTCTGGGACATGAGATATGCTGGCCCGAGAGAGGCAATATTCCACGCTGCCCTGAGAGCGAACATTGGCTGTACGCACCACATGTATGGCAGAGACCACGCCGGTGTTGGTGACTACTATGGCACCTATGATGCTCACTACCTGCTGAAGAGCGTCAAGGACAAGCTCTCAATAAAGCCGGT
Protein-coding regions in this window:
- a CDS encoding DUF2095 family protein → MLEWDREKFRKMFPNLFHELEGSHMPTVLDHLEVCRSAEEALEVINYFERIGEITPEYASFLRSNVKKLGIIGTRRRGDYERRGLVD
- a CDS encoding redox-regulated ATPase YchF; translated protein: MIEIGIAGKPNAGKSTFFKAATLADVEIANYPFTTIEPNVGVAHVRVECVCQELGVKCDNCIDGWRLIPVKLIDVAGLVPEAHKGRGLGNEFLDNLRQSEAVIHVIDASGSTDEEGNEIGVGEHDPCKDVEFLYNELDMWLFGILKRNWDRIARRIHLEKRDPAKYITEQLAGLGFKEWQVREALKVVGSDVMKFGDEELKTFATELRKRRMGMVIAANKADKAPEQFMKKLLSLDEIVIPTSAAFELTLRMAAKNGYIKYLPGDSDFEIIKALNEKQKKALEIIRDFLKKYGSTGVQKAINTVVFDLLGYIVVYPVEDENKFTDSKGNVLPDAMLVKKGTTARQLAYMIHTDIGESFIYALDAKRKMRIAEDYELKHNDVIKIVSAK
- a CDS encoding NMD3-related protein, with product MKANSVKHPAIIQLRGEVGDRVEEVLKIVEKTCSDFEVENDDGVNIYVSDVNEARKVISKIKRVARVSVKMSTKYAGLRRGRVRTLFVYCVRFGYDN
- a CDS encoding TPD domain-containing protein codes for the protein MIIEVSEFQRIRKELKSLRDLSRPGYPRGMLFTILSQKRVDAVKRYYPQAVDKLDEIASYWNENGSFPPWLRLTPVMRVRVLLKALGYSKAETGRILKDPGRAESDRIEEEVWRALFTDFIYSPLAVKHQFARGKLGEEIIRRWLEERGIEYRDEKDLRKEFDKTPDFYFDELVDIAGKEVKWIESKALFGDPRTHWLYDKKQFSRYEEMFGEGYVVYWFGWVKGLNRSILPYDFFSSPLRNALLDMRVYTAGGSPKRIAELAEKLDAFVVDIGCDAEDEIERCVYIEELEPEKPMRSKEFLDGMCRLIDCYSKGRILIASREKDWKKSHRRHVAWVLRNLGFDVIHV
- a CDS encoding LolA family protein; the encoded protein is MKAVKVFIILLFSAFLLGCGGEEDVVKKVEEKYSSLSDYSGSVEVTNLMTGYSYSADFWVKGEKQKVYYTKPEEIAGSVVVNNGSIVWFYDPAENRAIYAKPDEVQINFDYGELFRDIVQNSTTSVLKIDDGYLIKALHGNNVTIEISVTRDYYPVSIRWIVDDREVLRVNYSNFTFNRGIDDEFFEFIPPENATVSSVEDLQQKVVEFDTVEEAEESAGFKVILPGYLPSDDFNLSISVIKPLNVVVLTYTNSTAIIEVKERVGEAAEIEGAEEVVIGNTTVSYLDAGYVRIVSWRQGDIDVTITTTLEKDELLKVAESLMGS
- a CDS encoding SDH family Clp fold serine proteinase → MNDPFGFVGGLIWWLFIVYLILGPQLKYKQLETARKSAMRRMGKKRGSNVITMIHRQESIGLFGIPFYRFINVEDSEQILRAIRRTPKDQPIDLIIHTPGGLVLAATQIAKAIKAHPAKTTVIVPHYAMSGGTLIALAADEIIMDPNAVLGPVDPQLMNYPAPSILKAISKKDPKDIDDQTLIMADIAEKAIKQVRDFVFELLKDRLGEEKAKEVATVLTEGRWTHDYPITVEVAKQLGLNVSTNVPEEVYELMELYPQPMMQRHPGVEFVPAPQRGNRNLSDLTGILK
- the sat gene encoding sulfate adenylyltransferase, with product MSYIGHGGKEIVERVLDKEKAKEAIQGLTQIPVRRQIAHECISLSYGFFTPLQGFMGYADVDAVCKDMTLADGTVWSIPIVFDMSDEDIKKYDIKEGDTVLFTYMDAPLAMFEIEEIYEYDKKFMAEKVYGTTEEKHPGVKRTYEYADKFLAGKVTLVNEPKFNEPYASFWKTPKQHIDAFREKGWEHVVAHQTRNVPHTGHEWLMKYAWFAANEDLTVDTLKTGVLVNCIIGEKRKGDYIDEAILLAQNMLRVAGYFRDDVHMVTFTLWDMRYAGPREAIFHAALRANIGCTHHMYGRDHAGVGDYYGTYDAHYLLKSVKDKLSIKPVFILENWYCPVCAEVTCSAFCAHTKERQKFSGTLIRSIIIDGVKPTRLVLRPEVFDTVMECAEKYGFGSPFVTDKYLAERQPIFTLEPMEVGKA